The following are encoded in a window of Gammaproteobacteria bacterium genomic DNA:
- a CDS encoding hypothetical protein (Evidence 5 : Unknown function) — MTRWRSRLEPKLTRDKPATKINRESLARDAEMHPDAYQFERAKRLGVSRSGIGQALKRMRISYKKKTLSHPKANEEKRTAFQERMEVYEAEGRSIVFVDEAGFAVDMPRRNGYAPIGKQDWNAKGRVNAIGALIGMCNALYRNHQ; from the coding sequence TTGACGCGTTGGCGTTCACGCCTGGAACCAAAACTAACTCGAGACAAACCCGCCACGAAAATTAATAGGGAATCGCTGGCGCGTGATGCTGAAATGCACCCTGACGCCTATCAATTCGAGCGAGCTAAACGTTTAGGGGTGAGTAGGAGCGGCATTGGTCAAGCATTAAAACGCATGAGAATCAGCTATAAGAAAAAAACACTATCACACCCAAAAGCAAATGAAGAGAAGAGAACAGCCTTTCAAGAGCGAATGGAAGTATATGAAGCAGAAGGGAGAAGCATAGTTTTTGTCGATGAGGCTGGATTCGCGGTGGATATGCCACGCCGCAATGGCTACGCGCCGATTGGCAAGCAAGATTGGAATGCTAAAGGGCGAGTGAACGCCATTGGAGCGTTGATTGGTATGTGTAACGCTCTTTACCGGAACCATCAATAG
- a CDS encoding hypothetical protein (Evidence 5 : Unknown function), which translates to MVCVTLFTGTINSNVFYSWITQDLLPKLPPNCVLVMDNATFQDIQQAIKNAGHILEYLPPYSPDFNPIEHKWAQLKAIDKRERRTTEEVFANYA; encoded by the coding sequence TTGGTATGTGTAACGCTCTTTACCGGAACCATCAATAGTAATGTGTTTTACTCTTGGATCACCCAAGATTTACTCCCAAAACTTCCTCCCAATTGCGTTCTTGTGATGGATAACGCAACTTTCCAGGACATTCAACAAGCCATCAAAAATGCGGGCCATATTCTGGAATATTTACCCCCTTATTCACCAGATTTCAATCCCATCGAACATAAGTGGGCGCAATTAAAGGCGATTGACAAAAGAGAACGCCGTACTACCGAGGAAGTCTTCGCAAATTATGCGTAA
- a CDS encoding insertion element IS1 protein InsB — protein sequence MRNHFMVALLYAQTPRTLEIKEKSKGRLTMECDELWSFVGKKENKQWVWLAINRNTRKIVGVYIEQSARALWDSLPPVYCQCMVSYTDFWAAYAANFPSKHHYAVGKESGQINHIERFNCTLRQRISRLVRKSLSFSRN from the coding sequence ATGCGTAATCATTTTATGGTGGCTTTGCTATACGCACAAACTCCGCGCACCCTGGAAATCAAGGAAAAGTCAAAAGGAAGACTCACCATGGAGTGCGATGAACTCTGGTCATTTGTTGGAAAAAAGGAAAACAAACAATGGGTTTGGCTTGCCATCAATCGGAATACTCGAAAAATTGTTGGAGTTTATATCGAGCAGTCCGCACGCGCCTTATGGGATTCCTTACCCCCCGTCTATTGTCAATGCATGGTGAGTTATACGGATTTCTGGGCCGCCTATGCGGCAAATTTTCCCTCGAAACACCATTACGCAGTTGGCAAGGAAAGCGGTCAAATCAACCATATTGAAAGATTCAATTGCACTCTCCGTCAACGAATTTCGAGATTAGTGAGAAAATCATTGTCATTTTCAAGAAATTAG
- a CDS encoding methyl-accepting chemotaxis protein, with product MKTDMSPSRHFATEGFRQLQYFHSYVRRIAFLTTIITAILFFFLNWLAVDDSLIFLSGALHLNRSLVHSISDPIIFIIIFYVIGTLHLSRFNPLRNQMMHNFYESLKRISLLELNCQEAADILSNNSELDEHLQTQMNQVSQDTERSATEIIERVRELDKMAGKLVGYLTHADTDAMDMQKEIYTSTAAIHRIGDFIQHLPIRLQRERDNVQRIVDQITEMGKMVSLIKQISAQTNLLALNAAIEAARAGESGRGFAVVAAEVRQLANRSTEAADLIEKSIKTANETVRQSFNEHFDQDAQQEMSEAAGLNDMIQKMQETHEDMKQYYKTLLTVISEYNNTLASQIVDTLGNIQYQDVVRQRMERMIETLTHRCELQRQTAEILREYDGELFDVLDRFTTLQAEYLEEENNHLGPNQGEGGLPQIQFF from the coding sequence ATGAAAACAGACATGTCACCATCAAGACACTTTGCCACCGAAGGGTTCCGACAGCTTCAGTATTTCCACAGTTATGTGCGCCGTATCGCTTTCCTTACTACTATTATTACTGCCATCCTCTTTTTCTTTCTTAACTGGTTGGCCGTTGATGACAGTTTGATATTTCTATCCGGGGCATTGCATTTGAACCGCAGCCTGGTTCACTCCATCTCAGACCCGATAATCTTTATTATTATCTTCTATGTTATTGGAACCCTGCATCTCTCCAGATTTAATCCGTTGAGAAACCAAATGATGCATAACTTTTACGAAAGTTTGAAACGCATCAGTTTGTTGGAGTTAAATTGCCAAGAGGCGGCTGACATTCTTTCCAACAATAGCGAACTGGATGAACATCTCCAGACCCAAATGAATCAGGTAAGCCAGGATACCGAGCGTTCTGCCACCGAGATTATTGAACGGGTTCGCGAACTTGATAAAATGGCGGGAAAATTGGTTGGTTATCTGACTCATGCGGACACTGATGCCATGGATATGCAGAAGGAGATCTACACCAGTACGGCGGCCATCCATCGAATCGGCGACTTTATACAGCATTTGCCGATTCGCTTGCAAAGAGAGCGCGACAATGTGCAGCGCATCGTCGATCAGATTACTGAGATGGGCAAGATGGTATCGCTCATCAAACAGATCAGTGCCCAGACCAATCTCCTTGCACTCAATGCTGCTATTGAGGCGGCTCGTGCGGGTGAATCGGGTCGAGGTTTCGCAGTAGTGGCTGCCGAGGTGCGCCAATTAGCCAATCGCTCTACCGAGGCTGCCGACCTAATCGAGAAAAGTATCAAAACTGCCAATGAAACGGTCCGGCAGAGTTTTAACGAACATTTTGACCAGGATGCCCAGCAGGAGATGTCCGAGGCGGCGGGACTTAACGACATGATCCAAAAGATGCAGGAAACCCACGAAGATATGAAGCAGTATTATAAAACATTGCTCACCGTCATTAGTGAATACAATAATACTCTCGCGTCTCAGATTGTCGATACGCTTGGTAATATCCAATATCAAGATGTGGTGCGTCAACGCATGGAGCGCATGATTGAAACTCTCACCCACCGGTGTGAACTCCAACGGCAGACCGCTGAGATATTAAGAGAATATGACGGGGAGCTTTTCGATGTCCTCGATCGCTTCACGACCCTACAGGCTGAGTATTTGGAAGAGGAAAATAACCATCTCGGACCAAATCAGGGCGAGGGCGGCCTACCACAAATTCAATTCTTTTAG
- a CDS encoding Response regulator — protein MKTIHLVDDSPTILMSLHDILTKGGFKVEQSKNGQEALQRFKGGFKPDLIITDVNMPGMTGIELVRETRKLPAFRFVPILVLTTESQAGKRSEGKVAGATGWLVKPVAGNDLLSAVKQVLPGA, from the coding sequence ATGAAGACAATCCATTTGGTGGATGACTCCCCCACCATCCTGATGAGCCTCCACGATATTCTGACCAAGGGTGGATTTAAGGTCGAGCAATCGAAAAATGGCCAGGAGGCCCTTCAGCGTTTTAAAGGCGGTTTTAAGCCTGACCTCATCATCACCGATGTTAATATGCCGGGCATGACGGGTATCGAGCTGGTTAGAGAGACGCGTAAACTTCCTGCCTTCCGTTTTGTACCCATTTTGGTACTCACCACCGAATCTCAGGCGGGCAAACGGAGCGAAGGCAAGGTTGCTGGTGCTACCGGTTGGTTGGTCAAACCGGTAGCGGGTAACGATTTGCTTAGTGCGGTCAAACAGGTTTTGCCAGGGGCCTAG
- a CDS encoding hypothetical protein (Evidence 5 : Unknown function), protein MAELKPGNCSLFHQYPTEAYIHRYSVKLTVFSDDLDWETTGVTLVGAFFVKFGFLILHNVDSACCMFNSNCYLVA, encoded by the coding sequence ATGGCGGAACTGAAACCGGGAAATTGCTCACTATTCCACCAGTATCCCACCGAGGCTTATATTCATCGCTATTCCGTTAAACTCACCGTTTTCAGTGATGATCTTGACTGGGAAACTACAGGGGTAACGCTGGTGGGCGCGTTTTTCGTAAAGTTCGGTTTCTTGATTTTGCATAATGTCGATTCTGCTTGTTGTATGTTTAACTCAAATTGCTACCTAGTAGCCTGA
- a CDS encoding conserved hypothetical protein (Evidence 4 : Unknown function but conserved in other organisms), which produces MPIQFRKNLAVLDDLCTVEEAEGLLQWLQSHTKAKVNLKDCKHLHTAVLQVLMAVHPPITAWPEDPDLARWFKVALSKTE; this is translated from the coding sequence TCAATTCCGCAAGAATTTAGCCGTGCTTGATGACCTTTGTACTGTCGAGGAAGCCGAAGGACTGCTGCAATGGCTCCAGAGTCACACCAAAGCAAAAGTCAATCTCAAAGATTGTAAACATCTTCATACTGCGGTATTACAGGTTCTGATGGCGGTGCATCCTCCAATAACCGCTTGGCCCGAGGACCCAGATCTTGCCCGTTGGTTCAAGGTTGCTTTATCAAAAACCGAATAG